The window TAATCAAGACAcataataaagaaaaagaaactaccaaaaaaatttcatggcttactaataaatttttaattttaattatgatttattatcatcaataaaatattataaagatcTAATGATCCAGATTAATGGAATTAATGAAGATGATCTCCGCTAAACtctgtataaaatataattttatggaCCAATAACCTATTAATGtggagtaatattttattcaaaaaaatatttttatacatatataaatatagatataccATTGATGTAATTATTTCTTCATTTAATTTTGTGGTTGAGggatacatataatatatttactactTCCTTCGTTTCAAATTATGtccattttcaaaaaatcacacagtttaagaaaagtactccctccgtccctttttatctgtccattttgggaaaaaaaacacataccaaggaataattgattgtatgaactttttcattaaatacctctaattaatattttgaaaatggtggaatactcctactttatgtcttgaaaacatgaattcaaccaagttttaaataagtcaagtcttgaaaattgaaattatggagatatatttgaaaaactatcattaaattagttttgaaagtataaatggacagataaatagggacaaatttttacttccaaagtggacaaataaatagggacggagggagtagttgtttacaaattaattgTATTAAATGACCATAATATGTGGTATGaggttgatctaggaaatataaataagagatatgtggagtagaattgactttggaaatataattttgcattgaaagttgaagtggacaactaatttgaaacaaattttttttttcaaaaatggacatgtaaattgaaacggagggagtactatatgaCGATATGTATTTACTTGGGCCCATAAGAGGATACGGTGTTGTAACAGATACACGAGACTACTATATCTACAAGGAATACACAGGAGACTATTATATATACAAGGAGGATGAACCTAGTTAGAGATGGCAATTTGTACCGAACCGATGGATACCCGATCCGTACCGACCCGATTGGGTTTTACCGAACCCGCatatttcgggttcgggttcgggtttggatttaatttttaaacccgaactattttcgggtcgggttcgggtttatggCATACCGtttcgaacccgacccgaaaacccgaaacccgtttCAAACCGAACCCGAATCCAAACCCGAcccgtgtgtatatatatattattaatatttattagtaaTATGTACATATGTAGTCTACCGTAATattgctaatatttttttaatatttgttctttacagatatttaataaatacttgatatattatttatcaagTCGTTGACTTAATTATAGTTTGATTAGTTTTGGTGTGGTGATCAGTTGTTTGTTTTGAGCCCTGCGAGATCACAAAACCTTATTTTCACGTAGGATATAATCACAGTATTTACAAGGATCATGGATTGGTAGCCATGGCTTGTAAGTTGTAATCTGGAAACATATATGCCAAGTGTAGCAGTCTAGCAGATGCCACACTCTGTACACCATTCTCCTTTTTCACAGGTCACTGTGAAAGAGTAAGTAatattttcgggtttcgggttaacccgaacccgaataaAACCCAacgggttcgggttcggtttaACATAGTTCGGGTTtctcgggttcgggttcgggttcgggtttacaATATaaattcgggttcgggtttggttttcaCCAAACCCGTTTCGACGCACCCGTTTGCCATCCCTAAACCTAGtacatatatattagtatatctatacatacatatactcTCTCTGCCCTGAGAATATACATGCACCGTTGTTGATTCGATTTCCCCTTCCTCAAACTCCAAGGACATGATGAAGAAAAAGAGGGTATGTAtaatgtttatatgtatttatgttgcttgtatagttgtgtaatttaacATGATTAATATTGActgtgtttttaaaaaaaaattcagagcAAGAAAACAGCTAGATTGAAGCAAAGCAAGCTTGATGCTCGTAGGAAACAATGGGTTTctcaaggttttttttttttactaggCAAGAATGTGATGGTTTATGATATTTGAGGGTttgggagaatatatttagtgGGGTTTGAATGATTTTGATTGGTTGATTTTCTTCGGTTTATGCAGTAAAGAATCATGGACCTAAAGGGGTTGATGATGAAGCTGTTGGGGTTTTAGAGATGACAGGAGAAAACAGAGAAACTGAGGGTTTGGTGCACAATTGCAGTGATTTTAATTTGTCCTCCAACTGTCAGGTTGAACTTGGTGCAGGAAGCAACTGCTCCGGAACTAATTTCAGTGGAAGCAGCAGGAGTACCAGTTGTACGTCGTATTCGGGATATTTGAGTGATGGAGAGGAGGATGGTGGTTTTGATGATTGGGAGGCTCTTGCTGATGCCTTAGCAGCTAGTGCTGACaagcaagaagaagatgatCACCAATTAAAATCACCTGTGGATTGTACAAATGTCACCCAATTGGACCCTGTACCTGAACTGGTTAACCAATCTGGTACCAGTGTGGTTCCTAAACCAAATCCAGGAAACAGACGGGCATGGAGACCTGATGATGCTTTTCGCCCTCGCTGCCTGCCTAATCTTGTACAGCAGGAAAGTTTCCCTACGAAACCAAATAGGATATGTGGCCATGAGGCTCTGGTATGGGTCTGTGAGGATGTAATTTCGGTGCCAACTCCATGTCCCATATGTTGTGAGGATATGGATATGACTGATTCAAGTTTCCTCCCTTGTTCATGCGGGTTTCAGCTCTGCCTTTTCTGCCACAAGAGGATTGTTGAGGATGATGGCCCCTGTCCAGGGTGCAGGAAGCCTTATGAAAGTGATGCTGTCAAGGGGGAGGAAGTTCAGATTGAGGTGGAAGTTGTGTAACACTTCAGCCAGCTCATTCTTGTAGCACGATCTGAAGGTCAGAGAAAAGTGTTCTCTGCTTATAAATGGCGGGGTTTCCTTCTGTGCCTCTTTTTAAAGACAGACTCCGAATTGTTTATAGAGTTGTATTATGTAGCACTAGTTGTCTAAGCTTTAAATAGTGCATGTGCTGATGTAGATAAAATAACAGTAGCTAAATATATAATGCAGTATAGTTCTGAAATATATTCAGGTTTTCTCAGTTATGTTTGTCTTTGCTCTGTCTATATTTACATATCAGATTTCAAACAGACTTTTACCATATAGATTTCAGAACTCAAAAAGATTTTGAATCAATTATATTTAGCCTTTGGTTGTCATAGTAGACAAGTTTTAATCCTGGTTGAAGTTGCTTTAGTTGGAGCTTTAAAGTGACTCAATTCTGCTACTAGTGTTTACTAAATGTTCTTTCTGTATCATGGCCCAACTTTAGAAATAAGTAAAATTTCCTGAATTAGTTTTATCGAATCATGCATCAACATGAAAGGATAATAGCCATAAGTTTACAGTAATTTTCATGTTGTACTGTAGTCTTCTGTGGCCTAGTACCAGAAATGTTAATGAAACAGATAGACGATGACCTATT of the Daucus carota subsp. sativus chromosome 4, DH1 v3.0, whole genome shotgun sequence genome contains:
- the LOC108192337 gene encoding uncharacterized protein LOC108192337 isoform X1; this translates as MMKKKRSKKTARLKQSKLDARRKQWVSQVKNHGPKGVDDEAVGVLEMTGENRETEGLVHNCSDFNLSSNCQVELGAGSNCSGTNFSGSSRSTSCTSYSGYLSDGEEDGGFDDWEALADALAASADKQEEDDHQLKSPVDCTNVTQLDPVPELVNQSGTSVVPKPNPGNRRAWRPDDAFRPRCLPNLVQQESFPTKPNRICGHEALVWVCEDVISVPTPCPICCEDMDMTDSSFLPCSCGFQLCLFCHKRIVEDDGPCPGCRKPYESDAVKGEEVQIEVEVV
- the LOC108192337 gene encoding uncharacterized protein LOC108192337 isoform X2, giving the protein MTGENRETEGLVHNCSDFNLSSNCQVELGAGSNCSGTNFSGSSRSTSCTSYSGYLSDGEEDGGFDDWEALADALAASADKQEEDDHQLKSPVDCTNVTQLDPVPELVNQSGTSVVPKPNPGNRRAWRPDDAFRPRCLPNLVQQESFPTKPNRICGHEALVWVCEDVISVPTPCPICCEDMDMTDSSFLPCSCGFQLCLFCHKRIVEDDGPCPGCRKPYESDAVKGEEVQIEVEVV